In Microcoleus sp. bin38.metabat.b11b12b14.051, the following are encoded in one genomic region:
- the cobG gene encoding precorrin-3B synthase — protein MLALTDLPTCPGLFYGSQARDGVLSRMRIPGGILNVQQCWSIANLIDRYSTGSLQVTNRANLQIRELHSEIPPSVWRELQELGLASRRVEVDPIRNIMASPTAGIDRQQLVDTRPLVAAWDDYLQTHPELSELSAKFSIGFDGGETVSIRNLRNDILLVAERISTKSEIVFRLYLNGDTGIIIEESQCIAVLAALTNVYLEYTKYQPRINGKKPRLRHLLADWDAEIYLEKVEQNLPFAFRRRSIDLSERDISQNSCGVGILPAPERLLTAHSRAIARNSNLGIHPQRQSDFSYIGIALPLGRLESKQLRNLANLAQNLASSTLRLTPWQNLVISDIPNPQVSEVKQQIAELGLHSSATRLDSCLIACAGSSGCASSATDTQSDALAMVRDLAQKLTIDRSINIHFSGCEKSCAQHQPIDITLVGTQIQRENQTIAAYNIYAGKKDLPFGRQIFPAISVPEMPRAIERMLRVYQQMREPGDSFSEFCDRWAIAKLQEFLIPKNQN, from the coding sequence TTGTTAGCTTTGACTGATTTACCGACTTGTCCGGGCTTATTTTACGGTTCCCAAGCCCGAGACGGAGTTTTATCGAGGATGCGGATTCCGGGGGGAATTTTAAATGTACAGCAGTGTTGGTCGATCGCCAATTTGATCGATCGCTACAGTACCGGCTCTTTGCAAGTCACAAATCGGGCAAATTTGCAAATCCGAGAATTGCACTCAGAAATTCCCCCGTCGGTTTGGCGCGAGTTACAGGAATTGGGATTAGCATCTCGCCGCGTTGAAGTTGACCCAATTCGCAATATAATGGCAAGCCCAACAGCAGGAATCGATCGCCAACAGTTAGTTGATACTCGCCCGCTGGTTGCAGCTTGGGATGATTATTTGCAAACTCATCCCGAATTATCGGAACTTTCCGCTAAATTCAGTATTGGCTTTGACGGCGGCGAAACAGTTTCGATCCGCAATCTACGGAACGATATCTTATTAGTAGCAGAAAGAATCTCGACCAAATCCGAAATAGTTTTTCGGCTGTACTTGAACGGCGATACAGGAATTATCATCGAAGAATCGCAATGTATTGCAGTATTAGCAGCCCTAACTAACGTATATCTTGAATATACCAAATATCAGCCTCGAATTAATGGCAAAAAACCGCGCTTACGTCATCTACTCGCTGATTGGGACGCTGAAATTTACCTAGAAAAAGTAGAGCAAAACTTACCGTTTGCATTCCGGCGAAGGTCGATCGATCTTTCAGAAAGAGACATCTCCCAAAACTCTTGTGGGGTAGGCATCTTGCCTGCCCCTGAGAGGCTTTTGACCGCACATTCAAGAGCGATCGCACGCAACAGCAATCTAGGCATTCACCCCCAACGACAGTCCGATTTCTCCTACATCGGCATTGCACTGCCTCTCGGTAGGCTAGAATCAAAGCAACTGCGAAATTTAGCAAATTTAGCCCAAAATCTAGCCAGCAGCACCCTGAGACTAACGCCGTGGCAAAATCTGGTGATTTCCGACATCCCCAACCCCCAGGTTTCTGAAGTCAAACAGCAAATCGCCGAATTAGGATTGCACTCATCCGCAACTCGCCTAGATTCTTGCTTAATTGCGTGTGCCGGTAGCAGTGGCTGCGCGTCATCCGCGACAGATACTCAAAGTGACGCCCTAGCAATGGTAAGGGATTTAGCCCAAAAACTGACGATCGACCGATCGATCAATATCCATTTCAGCGGCTGCGAAAAGTCCTGCGCCCAACACCAGCCGATTGACATCACCCTAGTAGGAACTCAGATTCAACGAGAAAACCAGACGATCGCAGCTTACAACATTTATGCAGGTAAAAAAGACTTACCCTTTGGACGGCAAATCTTCCCAGCTATCAGTGTACCTGAGATGCCCAGGGCGATCGAGCGAATGTTGCGAGTGTACCAGCAAATGCGAGAACCGGGTGACTCATTCAGTGAATTTTGCGATCGATGGGCGATCGCAAAATTGCAAGAATTTCTTATTCCCAAAAATCAGAATTAA